The genomic interval GCAGGTTGGCTGTGCGATTAATACATAATGAGGTATTGAAATCAGCACATGTTTTAAGATAAACGTAACACATAAGGTTTGAGATGAGTAAAAGTGAATAATAAAAATCACTGGTAATTGCATGACAAACGCATAGCAGCCGGATGGCCAGTTCCTGATAATACTTACTTAAATGCAATTGTATTATACAGGCATAGAAGGAGCAAATAATGTTACTTTATTTCAATAATTAATTAAAATAAAGTATTAAAGAAATTATTTAAATGTAGATACCTTCCTAATTAAAACAAAATATTTTTTACCAAACGGAATTACAAATCATATTATATTTTCAAATTAATAGTTTGACAAAATCATATACAATTTTGTTGTGATGAACATAATTGAATTTAATATTTTTAAATCAAATATTCTATAAAACTTATTTTAAATTATTATTCAAATAATAAATATAAAATTGGTTACCTATTGGTCTTTTAAGATAATAATACGTTGAATAAATCTTTTATATAATAAAAATAAATTATGTTAATTTCATTCATTACAATTACAGTATTTGATTTATAGATTAGTTATATTATTATTTCGTTTTCTTCATATCCAAAAAAATCGCAATTTCTTTTTTGATACACATTTATTATCAGATTTATGCGTATAAAAAAATTTACCACGCTATTAATTATACTTACTCCTATTGCGTCACTTGCACAGATTAAAGTCAGTTTTCCTCCCCAAGAATGGTCTATCAAAGAAATGAGGATGGGATTGCGACCATTTTTATTACCGGAACCTGTACAACCCAGGTGGATTATATTGAGGCACGCCTGGTAAATCGTCCGGGCGAACCTGGCAAAGCTGTGAACTGGACTCAAATTGACGATAACCTGGAAAACGGGGTATTCAGCGGATCACTAAAGGCAAAAGGAGGCAGGTTTGATCTTGAAGTCAGGGGTATAAAAAAACGGGAACAGACCGGAAGCAAAGTTACAGTGGAGAAGGTTGGCATTGGGGAAGTGTTCCTCATCGTTGGACATTCCAACGCGGCTGTTGCCAATAGTACTATGATCGGGGCAGCCAGCGATCTGGTCAATTCAATTAATACAAGAGCCGATACATCCTTGTATCAGCAATATCTTCAGACTGGAAACCCCGATTTTATGCCACCATTAAAACCAACAAATCTATGCCTGGAATGTGGCATTGCACCTATGGCAGAATATCCCTGGTTTTGGTCACAACTAGGTGATCTTTTGGTCGATACTCTCCATGTACCCGTTTTATTTTACAGTGCAGCGTTTGGCGGAAGTAACATGGGGCATTTTTATAAGGCAGCATATAACATTCCTTTTGTACATACTTTTATCAACTATGATATTCGTATGCCCTATGTGAACATCAGGAATGCAATGAATGAATATGCATCCAAAACCGGTTTAAGAGCAATACTTTCAGCCCATGGAATCAATGATATCGATACAACCGGTGCAGGGTTTTATTTCCGGAGCCTGAAAGTAATCGAAAAAACAAGGGAGGAATCAGAATACATGCAACTGGCATGGATGATTGCCACGTCGTGTTATAACAATGGTATAGTGCAGGAAATTACAGATGCACAGGATTCACTGATCAATCGCGTTACAAATGCTTTTCGCGGAGCAGACCTAAACCAGATCGATAATTCGGGAAGATATGACGGTGCACATTTCAATGAATCAGGCCAAAAACTTGCGGCCGAACTATGGAGAGATGCTATTACCAATCGGAAAACAGATGTACTTAAAAATGCGCATCCGCTAATGGCAAAAGCGCCATCATTACCGGATCCTCCATTACCGGTAACCCTCATTGAATTTGAGGGAACAGCATTGCCAAACGGCCATAACCGGATTAAATGGGTCACGGTTTCTGAAACCAATAATGATTATTTTGAAATATTAAAAAGCGACGATGCTAAAAATTTCTTGTCAATTAGTAAAATAAAAGGAAATGGTGATAGCAACATAAAAAGCATTTATATATTCAACGATGAATCAGTTTCAAATAAAATAACGTATTATCGTTTAAATCAGGTAGATTTTAATGGTACGACCACCGAATCAAGGATTATTTCAATTAAACCAATTATTAGAAAAGCAGATCATATACCATTCCCAAACCCGGCACAAAATATTGTTAAAATATCTAATATAGGAGATATAAATATTAAAGAACTCATTTTGTACGACATGAAAGGAAAATTAATATTGAAAAAAGAAAAAACCAACCAGGTTGATATTTCTAATTTAACTAATGGAAATTATATAATACAAATTTCAACTGATTCCGGTGAATGCATTAAAAGAAAAATAACCAAGATGTAATTATTTTAAACTAAAAATAAAATATTAACACCCTATTATTTCCCTAATACTTTTCCAATCAATTCCATACTTTCATGATTTTCGTGTGAATCCATTTTCCCCAATTTATCGTTAAGTTCTTTTAATGCTTTTTTAGAATCTTCTGTACCCAAAGCTGCCACACGCTGTATCGTATATGGCAAAAACTTTGGAAATTTCGCCTTTTCTGCCATTAGCAAAAAGCGTTTCATATCAACAGCCGCCAAAGGTTCAGCAGCGTACCAAACCATCAGCGGCAGATTATGATCGTCCTTATCTTCCCCTTTTTGAACCAGGGCATCCAGGACGTCCCATCGCTGTGCAGGTTCAAGTCTTAGCATTGCAGACGTCAGGTATAATCTTACCAGTGCAGAGTTATCGTTTTGTGCAAGTGCTGTAAAATGTTTCAGTGTTTCAGGTGTAACGTTTTTATTTTCTGTCAATAACTGAACTGCCCAGCTTCTTACATATTCGCTGTCATTGGAAAGCAGATCGGTAAGTTCTTTTTCGTTAAATCCTTTGGTCACATGGAGCGTCCACATAGCACGAATTTTGCGCGTAACATCAGGATTCCTGGCCAGTATTTCTTTCAATGCTTTATGCACCTTTTTATTCGGCCCGCGTTCCTGCAATATGGTTCTTGCCTGCCTTACATACCATTCATTTGGATTAAGCTGGTAATTTACAAGTTCCATGTCCGTAGCTTTTGTCAGATCCACGCGTACCCATTTATCATTTTCATGCGTGATCTTGAAAATCCGTCCCATGGTTTTGTTATGAACCTCAGGGTTAGGGCTGTGACATTGGTTTTTGTCGTACCAATCGATCGCAAATACGGAACCAGCCTGATCATATTTAAAATTGAGCCATTGCGACCAGGAATCGTTCATAGCCAGGAAATCATTTTTATGCGTTGCCGCGTAGCCCGATCCTACCCTTTCAAGATGGTCAATGTTTAGTTTGGCACCATTGATATTATTCATAAAAATATCATTGCGGTATTCTTTTGGCCAGGAGTTTCCACCCAGGTATATCATCGCCCCGGCATGTGCATGGCCGCCGCCTGCCGAAGCCGACCGGAAGTTACCCGCATGAGGGCCGCGCTCCCCTACCCAGTGTACGTGGTCAGCAATGGTTTTAATATCATCATAAGTATATGGATTAAAATGATTTCCAGCCTGACGCTGGTAGCGTGCTCCCTGTATAATATGATACATATGCGGAATCACACAAACCGTTATGAAAGGATGTCCGTAATCATTGAAATCAATTCCCCAGGGATTGCTGGAACCTTCGGCAAACATTTCAAATTTGTGTGTGGTCGGATGATAGCGCCACACACCAGCATTTAATTTAGTTCGCTGGTCGTCGGATGCACTTGGCTTGCCCACTTTGGAATGCGTAAAAACCCCGTGTGTGCCGTATAACCAGCCATCCGGCCCCCATCTCAGATTGTTGAGCACCTCGTGGGTATCATCCAGCCCCCATCCGTCGAGCAGTTTTTGCGGCGGACCGGCAGGTTTATCATTTTTTGCATCAATGGGGATAAACAGTAAATAAGGCGCAGCACCCAGCCATACACCACCCATGCCGACTTCAATTCCACTTACCAGATTCAATCCTTCCGTAAATATTATTTTTTTATCCAGTGTTCCGTCGCCATCTGTGTCTTCAAAAATCAGTATCCGGTCTTTGCCCTGTCCTTCCGGTGCCGGAACTGGATACGTGTGCCCTTCAACCACCCAAAGCCTGCCGCGGGCATCTATCGTAAAACTGATCGGACGAATGATATCAGGTTCGGCAGCTGCCAGGTTAATTTTAAAACCCTTGGGAAGTGTCATCGCTTTTGCAGCTTCTATCCCGGAAAGCCCTGCATGTAGTACAGGATCGAGTGGCGGTAAAATGATGATGTCTTTTTGTTTCAGTTCATTCGGAAAATCAGGACGGGATGGATAAAAAAGGAATTCATCGAAATTAATATGCGCCCATTTGTCATCCGCTATGTATGGGATTTGTGATATGCCGGTTTCATTATCAATAATCCTGATAAATATTTCTTTATTCAGATAAGCTTTCAGATCAACCACAGCGGGCTGTAATGTGGCGCGCCCCTGCCCTGTGATGTGGTAAATAATACTGTCTGTTCCGGCAAGTAACAGTTCCACGCGGGTATCCTGCAAAGCTCCGCCCGAAACCCTGAATGCAGCAAATGGCTGCGTAACTTTAAAGGGCACTGATGTTAACGTTCCTGTTAATTTATAGTTTGCAGTTCCGCCGCTGCTCAAAAAATATTTCCCTTCAAAGCCGATATGCATTTCCTTTTCATGGACCGGAGAAGGATCCTGCGTGAATAAAGGATTTGAAAAAGCATCGCCGGTTGCAGTCCAGTCATTCAATGATCCTGATTCAAAGTTCAGGTTTAACGATTTTCCGTCTTTCATTGGTAATTGTCCTGCGATGGTTGTCTGTGACACTGCACCTTCAACCACTTCAAAATTCCCGACCATTCCGGCTGCGCGATGTCCGGGAACCGAGCAGAAATAAGTATCACTTTGTACGGCAGTAAACACAAGATTTGCACTTGTACCTTTTTCCAGAATAACCTTACTTTTTAAACCAAGTTCTTCCAGTGCAATATCATGCGTCATAAGCTCCCCATTTGTGATTTTTATTCGGACACGGTCACCCTTGTTGGCACGCAAAGTAGGATTGCGCGAACCGTCTGTACCGAAAAACCCAAGCATGGTTGCTTCCAGTTTGTAATCACGGTCAATGTGAGTGGTATCCTGATCCCCTGAAATTTTTAGTTCCTGTGCCTTAAGATCACTCCCGGATGCTGCCATGATGGCGCAGAGAAGGATGATGAAAAACCCCGGTATTCTCAACATATAGATTAAATCGTTTAGGAATATTCATTTTAAAATTATAAAAAAATGACAATAATAAAGGCAGCAAATCCAGTTTTCATCATTAACCTGCGATATTGATTAAATTCAATACAGTTTGTTTACAAACTTTTTATCAAACTAAGAGATATGTTAAATGACCCTGTCCATTATTTGCGATCCTAAATAACATACTTCGATAAGATGTAGTAAACTGTATTTACAAACTCCAACAAACTTAGTTTATTCAATTGTTAAATTTGTACTATACCATTTTTAGTACCTATTTTATAATCTTTAAATGTGATTTTTCTGTACTTTAATAATATTGTAATTTATTTTGGAGAATAGGATATTTCCGTTAATTTTGAAATGAATTGGAAAATATTAGAGCGTCCAATCACATACTGATCCATTTTTAAATAAGCAAAGAACAATTATATCTTTGTATTTTTATGACAAATTAAATTT from Dyadobacter sp. NIV53 carries:
- a CDS encoding T9SS type A sorting domain-containing protein, giving the protein MVYQRNEDGIATIFITGTCTTQVDYIEARLVNRPGEPGKAVNWTQIDDNLENGVFSGSLKAKGGRFDLEVRGIKKREQTGSKVTVEKVGIGEVFLIVGHSNAAVANSTMIGAASDLVNSINTRADTSLYQQYLQTGNPDFMPPLKPTNLCLECGIAPMAEYPWFWSQLGDLLVDTLHVPVLFYSAAFGGSNMGHFYKAAYNIPFVHTFINYDIRMPYVNIRNAMNEYASKTGLRAILSAHGINDIDTTGAGFYFRSLKVIEKTREESEYMQLAWMIATSCYNNGIVQEITDAQDSLINRVTNAFRGADLNQIDNSGRYDGAHFNESGQKLAAELWRDAITNRKTDVLKNAHPLMAKAPSLPDPPLPVTLIEFEGTALPNGHNRIKWVTVSETNNDYFEILKSDDAKNFLSISKIKGNGDSNIKSIYIFNDESVSNKITYYRLNQVDFNGTTTESRIISIKPIIRKADHIPFPNPAQNIVKISNIGDINIKELILYDMKGKLILKKEKTNQVDISNLTNGNYIIQISTDSGECIKRKITKM
- a CDS encoding PVC-type heme-binding CxxCH protein, with the protein product MAASGSDLKAQELKISGDQDTTHIDRDYKLEATMLGFFGTDGSRNPTLRANKGDRVRIKITNGELMTHDIALEELGLKSKVILEKGTSANLVFTAVQSDTYFCSVPGHRAAGMVGNFEVVEGAVSQTTIAGQLPMKDGKSLNLNFESGSLNDWTATGDAFSNPLFTQDPSPVHEKEMHIGFEGKYFLSSGGTANYKLTGTLTSVPFKVTQPFAAFRVSGGALQDTRVELLLAGTDSIIYHITGQGRATLQPAVVDLKAYLNKEIFIRIIDNETGISQIPYIADDKWAHINFDEFLFYPSRPDFPNELKQKDIIILPPLDPVLHAGLSGIEAAKAMTLPKGFKINLAAAEPDIIRPISFTIDARGRLWVVEGHTYPVPAPEGQGKDRILIFEDTDGDGTLDKKIIFTEGLNLVSGIEVGMGGVWLGAAPYLLFIPIDAKNDKPAGPPQKLLDGWGLDDTHEVLNNLRWGPDGWLYGTHGVFTHSKVGKPSASDDQRTKLNAGVWRYHPTTHKFEMFAEGSSNPWGIDFNDYGHPFITVCVIPHMYHIIQGARYQRQAGNHFNPYTYDDIKTIADHVHWVGERGPHAGNFRSASAGGGHAHAGAMIYLGGNSWPKEYRNDIFMNNINGAKLNIDHLERVGSGYAATHKNDFLAMNDSWSQWLNFKYDQAGSVFAIDWYDKNQCHSPNPEVHNKTMGRIFKITHENDKWVRVDLTKATDMELVNYQLNPNEWYVRQARTILQERGPNKKVHKALKEILARNPDVTRKIRAMWTLHVTKGFNEKELTDLLSNDSEYVRSWAVQLLTENKNVTPETLKHFTALAQNDNSALVRLYLTSAMLRLEPAQRWDVLDALVQKGEDKDDHNLPLMVWYAAEPLAAVDMKRFLLMAEKAKFPKFLPYTIQRVAALGTEDSKKALKELNDKLGKMDSHENHESMELIGKVLGK